TGGAATCTTGTGAAAATTCTATATCTTCATTAGAATTTAAGGAAATAGAACCTATAAACTTATTATCATCTAAAAGATCTATGAAAATAGTAGATTTAATATCATAAGAGCCTATTTCTTTGAATATATTTTCAGTTTCTAAAGGTATGTTTTGACTATTATTATATCTTTTTAAATTATTAATTTGTTTAACATGATTGCTAACTTTTACAGCTGATTCAATAGGCATCCAAGCTTCAAGTGCTCTATTTGGAAATCCACTGACGGCTTTTATCTTCCAAATATTATTTTTTATGAGGGCTATTGAACCTTTTTCAGCTTCAGGAACTAATTTAACCATTTCTTTTATAGAATAATCAAGTATGAGATCTATATTTTTTTTATAATCAAAATTATAAAAAATTTTATATATATTTTTCAATCTTTCTGAGTATATATTCATTTGTTCTTTCAATTCTTTTTCTCTTATAAAGCTTTCTGTTATCACTTTATTTTTATTAAGTATTTTATTGTTTGTATTTTTTAATTTTATGAATAAAAGCACTAATATTATAATTATTACAGAAGTTATTATTAAAAATATAAAATAATACACTTTTACTTTTTCTTGTGTTTCCAAAGCCATCGAATAATCTATTCCAAGCCATTTTCTAAATATTTCATAATATTCTTCACTTTTTAAAATTTTTTTTAACTCTTGATCAAATATTTTTATTTTTTTATCTTTTCTACTCACAAAAGTAATAGGATATGTATTTAATTCTTCTAAATATCTAAGTTTATATCTATAATCGTTTTCTATAATATATTTTTCTATAGTCCTTTCATCTTCAATTGCACAAGCTCTAACTTTTTTTAATATTAAATACTCCAAAGCTTTTTCATTACTATTAACTTCAACAATATTTTTAAATCCTCTTTTTTTTAATTCTTCGTATAAAAAACTGTCTTTTATCACAGAAATTTTTTCATCTTTTAAATTTTCATAATCAATTTCATCATCATTTAAAGTCATTAAAAATGAAGTAATCGTATGAACAGGAGTATAAAAATCAAACATTTCTTTTCTATATTCATTTGGAACTATAAAACCTAAAACATCATATTTATCATCTTCCATAAATTTTTTATAAGCTTCAATCCAATCATAACTTTCTATGTTGAATGTAAGTGATGTTTTATTTTCAATTTCATTTAAAAGATCTATTGCAAATCCAGTTCTATTTCCTTCAATATAAAAAACATCAGGATAATAATCTGATATTATAACATTATAATTCTCTGAAAATAAAATACTATAAAATATAATAATAATGATTATAAATAAAGCTTTATTATATTTAGCCAAATACATCACCACCAAAAAAATATCATATTATAATATAGTTCTAAAATTAATTGTATCATAATCTTCATAATCTTCTTATATATATTTACAAATAAAAAAGGCATTACATAATGTAATGCCTTCAAATAATTTATTCTTCCTCTTTTTCTTCAACTTCGAGAAGATCAAAATCTCCCTCTTCAAAGTCTATTTCTTCAATTTGTTTCTCCCAAATATTACATACTTTTTCATATTCTTCTTCATCTTCTATAGATTCAAGAACTGTATCTTCACCATCTGATTGTATTCTAAATACTACAGAATCACCTATAACTATTTCTTCACCATTTTCATCTGGAAAAGCTTCATCACATATCCAATAATTTTTACCATCAACTTCAATAGTATCTATATACATGAAATGGTGTTCATTTCCTTCTTCATCATTTAATGTAAAAAAATCTATTTTGTCTACTTCTTTCATTTTATCCCTCCTAGTTTACGAATCGTATCATATAAGTCTACATAAAAATGATTAAAAATTCATATATATATTGTCAAATTTATATAAAAAAATAAGGAGGTTTTCTCCTCCTTACCTTTATATATTACTTTACTCTTTCTTTTAATTCATTACCTGGTCTAAACTTAGGTACTTTTCTTGCTGGAATTTCTATTGGTTTTTTTGTTTGAGGATTAACTCCCTTTCTTGCTTTTCTTTCAGATACAGAGAAAGTTCCAAAACCAACTAATTTAACTTCTTCTCCATTTTCTAAAGATTCAGATACAATCTCTACAAATGAATCTAAATATGTTCCAGCGTCTTTTTTTGATACTCCAATTTTTTCAGCCAATGCGGAAATAAGTTCTTTCTTATTCATTAAAACACCCCCTAGGAAATGTATATAAAAACTTTATATTGAAATTTTATCATATTTAATCATTAAAATCAAGCTTTAATCGGACTTATACAACTTTTGTAAGAAATAACAAATAAAACATAAAATAGTTAAAAATAGAATTCATATATATATAAATAAATAAAACAATTGGTTAATTTTTAAAATTTTAATACAATATTGCCGCTATACCAACAAGCCCATCTCCAGTATGTACCAATGCAACAGAAGATATATCTCCAACAAATACTTTATTTGGATTCATTTTATTTATTTCATCTATTACTTGTTGAACATATTCATTCGTCTGATCCGAATTTCCTGATTTATATATTCCAACAGCATTTATTTTTTTATTTCCAACCCATTTTTGAAAAACTTCTAAAAGTTTTTCAACAGATCTTTTCATTCCCCTTGATTTTGCTACATCAAAATACATACCTTCTTTATTAACAGATATTATTGGTTTTATGTTTAAAAATGTTCCTATAGAAGCCGAAACTTTCCCTATTCTCCCATTTGCTTTCAAATACTTTAATGTTGGAACGAGAAAAAATACATTAGTTTTTTCTCCTACAATTTTCTCCATCTCATTTTGTATATATTCAAAGTCTTTTCCCATATCTATTAATTCAGAAATCCTATAAACTATTACTCCCGCTCCTATAGAAATATTTTTTGAATCTATGATCTTTATTTTAACAGAATACTTTTTTCTCATTTCTAATGCAATATTTTCAAATAAATTATATGTTCCACTTATTCCAGAAGATATTGTAACAGCAAAAATTTCTTCATACCCCTTTTTTATGAGATCTTCAAAGGCATCATAAGTATCTTTATAATTCGGTAAAGATGTTTTCGGAATGTCTGTTTCCATAAATTTAAGAACTTCTAATTGACTTATCTCCAAAACATCTCTATACTCTTTTTCTCCTAAGATCACTCTAAGAGATACCCATCTAACATAGTCCTTTTCAAGCACTTCAAATGGAGTATCTGTAGCAGATTCACATATAAGTCCTATCATTTTATAACCTCCTGCTTTTAAATAAGAAAAAGCCATTTATTAATGGCTTCATTGAAGAAAATCATTTATATGATATACTCCCCCATTTTCAAGTTCATCTTCTATTAAAAGTTCTACTATTTTTGAAGCTACCATTCCTGGTGTTAAAAGTATACCATTATTTTTCAAATCTATAAACTTTTTTACATCTATAAAATCTTTTTCTCTAGAATTTCTTATTTTATGTTGCATAGAAGTATCTACAACTCCAGGTGCAAATGAAATTATTTTTGTATTCGTTCCTATTTTTTCCTGTTCTAAAGCTGAAACTTGAGAAAACATATTCAATCCAGATTTGGAGGAACAATATGCACCCCAACCATAAACTGGTTTTACAGCTGCTCCAGAAGATATGTTTAAAACAACTTTATTTATATATATTTCTTTTGTTTTTTTCAAAAATACATTTGTCATCAAAATAGGTGCTATCATATTGACTTTAACATTATCTATAATCTCTTCATTTTCTATCTTTCCCATAGGTTTTATAGGAACTATAACTCCTGCATTGTTTATTAAATACAAATTTTCTGTTTTAGATATTTCTATTTTTTCAAATATCTCTTCAAATAACTCTTCTATTCTATAAATATCATTTAAATCAAAATCTATATATTCAACACGCACATTTTTTTCATGTGCCAATTCTATTATATCTTTATTAACTGTTCGAGATATACATATTATTTCATTTTCATTTTTCATGAGATTTTTTACTATTGATTCGCCTAACCCTCTTGATGCACCAGTTATTATAAAAACGTTCATTTTATCTCCTCCTTAATTTTGTATAAAATGAAATCGTTGTCGTATAATTAATTTTTAAATTAAAAAATTCACTTCATAATTATGATATCATATTATTAATCCAAAACAATCTTTAAATATCTTTAATATTCTTTTTATATTGTGAAATATAATTATAATATAATAAAATTCTTAAAATTTCTAAAAAAGGTGATAATTATGTTTGAAAATGAAATATTCGATTTGATAGAAAAAAGAAAATCAACCAGAAAATATTTGCAAAAACCCCTTAAAAAAGATGATACAATAAATATTGAAAAAATATTAGAAGGTATTCCAAATATAACTCCGTTTAAAAGTTTAAATTGGAATTATTCTAACAGTAATTTTTCAACTGGTAAAATTTTTTCAAAATGCAATTTGGAAGATTATGTATCTTACGGATTTTATGGTGAAATAATAATTTTAAGTCTTACAAAATATGGATATGACACTTTATGGAATGCTACAAAAAAAGAAGAAAATTCTCCAGCAACATTGTTTTTTGGAAAATCTGAGAATAAAAACCCAAAAATCTTGAATTTCTTTTTAAAATCTCAAAAAAGAAAAAGCATAAATGAAATAGCAAAAATAAAATCCATTCAAACTCCACAGATAATGAAAATAATCGAAGCTGGAAGATGGGCCCCTTCAGCAGTAAACAAACAGCCTTGGTACTTTGAAGTCTATACTCCAGATGAAATCAATATCAAATTTAATAAAAATAATATAAGAAATATAAATTATATAGACTTAGGTATAGTTATAAGTCATATATATTTAGCCTCAATATATTTTTATCCAAATTCAAAAATTAAAAGTATAGATGAAAAATCTTATAAAATTATTTTAAAATAAGCAATAGAAATTAATGTTATATAAATATATATATAGTATAATATATTGGAAATAAAAATAAATTATATGGGGGGTTATAAATGAAGAAAATACTTTTAATGGCAGTCATTTTAGTAATTTCTGTTATATCTTTTTCTATAACCACTAAGGGTGAGTTATTAAATACTGGAAATTATTTTTTACAAAATGAGAAGTTTACAGTTGTAATAGGTGGAATAGACTCTGAACAACCTGGTTTCATAAAAAACTTCAGAGCCAATGCATCAGAAAAAGATCTATTCAATAATCATAATTACTTTATCTCAAAAAATGATCTTGAAATAAATAAGATCGAAAATGTAAAAGAAGGTATAAAAGTAATATCAAAAAATTCAACTTATTATACAGAAACTGTATACTACATGACAGATAGCGATTTATGGATTAAAACAAAAATAAAAAATATATCTAATAAGTCACAACTTTTAAAATTTACGGAAACTATAGATTATCAAAAAGAGATGCCATACTATACATCTTCGAGAATAAACGATGACTTAATTTTTATGATGCAAAATGGTGTTTATGCAATTGGATATTTTCCAGAAACAACTGGAGATATTAAAAAACTTGTTATAAACAATAATAGATTATTTTCATCTCCAGCATATAAAAAAATAAATCCTATGGAAGAATTTACTTTCACAAGATTTATAAGAGTAGAAAAAAATATTGCTGATATTCAAAAATTTTATTATGAAAAAAATAAAATTACTTATGACACTTATAAGGGCAAGATAAGTTTAAACACAGGTAAAAAAGCTGGACTCTTGCCTGTTTATTTGAGAGAAAACGAAATAGGGACTTTAATTTCTTTTGGATTCACTGATGAAAATGGGATTATAAATTTTTATACCGATAAAAACGAATATTTTACACAAGTTGAAATCGGAGAATTAAAATCTGATAAAGTAGCTTTAAAAAAATTTTTTGAAATAGATTTAAATTTATCAGAAAATAGATTTTTGTATCAACCTTATTTAACTAATCAAACAAAAGATGGAATAACTATAAACTTTAAAACTGAATTTCCTGCAAAATCACAATTAAATATCTATTCAAATAATAAAAAAATAAAAACATATGAAATAAATACGCCTAATCTAATAAATCATGTAGAAGTTAAAGATTTAGAGCCAAATCAAGAATATAACTATATAGTGAATATAAAAGATACTTTTACAAAAAATGAAATTTTTTCAGCTATAAAAACTTTTAAAACTAAACCATCAATTATCTCAAACTATACTTTTATAGTATATGGAGACACACAAATATTTGATAAAAGACATGAATATGTTGTCAATAGCATAGTAAATTCTGGAATAAATCCAGAGTTTATAGTAAAGCCAGGGGATAATGTTGAAAAAGGTCATGATGAAAAGATGTGGCAAGGTTTTTTTAAAGCAGCCAATCCTTTAATATCAAAGATACCTTATTATACAGCTTTGGGAAATCATGAATATAACGATCTTTTATATTATAAAGCTTTTTCACATCCCGAAGGTGGCGGTGATTATAAAAATCAATGGTATTCATTTGATTATGGTAACTCACATTTTATAATATTGGATTCAAATGTAGTAGAAACAAATCCTAAATTTAAAGAGCAATTATCTTGGCTTGAAAATGATTTAAAAACAAATAAAAATAAAGATTTTATATTTGTTGCATATCATCATCCTTTCTGGACTACCGGAACAGAATATGGACCTATGGAAGAAAATTTACCCGAAGGCCATTATAATAGAAAATATTGGGAGCCATTGTTCATAAAATATGGTGTTGATGCTGTATTCAATGGTCATTTACATGCTTATGAAAGACATTATAAAGATAATATAATGTATATAACCTCTGGAGGCGGTGGAGCAAAATTAAATCAAAAGCATAATGCAAAACCTCTTGATTGGCATGTAATGCATGAATTGAAGAAACTAAATTTTGTAGAAGTTAATGTATATCAAGATAGAATAGATTTTACAGTATATGCTGTTGGTAAAGTTGAAGATCCTTTATATCCTTATGAAATAACTCCTATAAATGAAATCATAGATAAATTTTCTATAAAAAAATAAATCCGGCAGTATAATATGCCGGATTTTTAGTATCGGAGGAAATGATGAGTTTAAAAATAAATAAACAAATAAACCAAATAAAAAATATATTAAAAAATGACATAGAACAAACTCTTTCGATATATGATGAGAAAATAAAAAGAAGAGAAAATTATATCAATGAATATACATTTACTCACACAAATATTATACTCTGTATAAAAATACTACAAGAAAAATTTATACTTGCAGAAGAATACTTAAAAAAAGATTCAAATTATTATAATTTGATAAGAAAAGAAGATGATCAAAAATTTGAAGATATAGTCTTACAAGCTTATAAAGATGCCATAAAAGAATGTAATTTTATTTTTAAAGATATAGATAGTATTAATGAATACATTGAAATTTTACCCAGTGGATATGCCATAATAAAAATTTTAGATATACTTGAAACAATAACTTGTTGGAATGAAGATGATTTCCTTGGTTGGGCCTATCAATTTTATAATGATGAAATACGTGAAAATACTCTAAACAAAAATGATTTAAATTATATATCTTTAAATTCTCAATTTTATACACCAAAGTGGATAATAAACTATTTAATAGAAAATACTTTATTAAAATATATACAAGAAAATAAAAATATGAGTTTAGAAAATATTAAAATTTACGATCCAACATGTGGAAGTGGTCATTTTCTAATAAGAACTTATGAATATCTGAAAGAAATATACTTAGAAAACGGCTATTCTTTAAATGAAACTATAAAAAATATAGTAGAAAAAAACCTCTATGGTTTTGATATTGATGAAAGAGCGGTACAAATAGCTAATTTAATTATAAAAATAAAAACTTTTGAAGACGGATATACAGAAGATATAACTCCAAACATACTCTCTCCAAATAAAATAAAGAATAAAAAACTAAAACTATTGGGTTCTTTATACACGGGAAAAAGTCTTAGTATATTGAATCAAAAATATGATATTATACTTTCGAATCCACCTTATACGGATTCATCAGAATATTCAGATGAATTAAAATATTTAATAAAAAATAACTATGCTAAATTCAAGAAAAATTTATATAGTTGCTATATAGCAAAAAACATCGAAATGGTAAAAAACAATGGATATATTGGAATGATAACTCCTCAAACATTTATGTTTATAAGTTCTTACAAAGATACGAGAGATCTTATAATAAAAAATACTCATATAGATAAATTTGTACATTTTGGTTTAGGTGGCGTATTTGATTATGCCCTTGTCGATACTGCCATGTATATATTAAAAAAATCAAAAAATGATAATTCACAATCAAAATTTATAAAGTTAACAGATGTTCAAAATAAAAAAGATGCCTTAAAAAAAGAAGATTTATATAGTTATATGATAAGCCAAAGTGATTTTAAACAAATACCAACATTATCTTTTGTATACTGGATAAGTAACAAATTCAGAAATATTTTTAAATTCAAACCTCTAAAAAATATATGTGATATAAGACAAGGAGTAGCAACTGGAAACAATAAAAAATTCTTGAGATATAATTGGGAAATTGCAAATTTAAATGATAAATGGGTAAATTACGTAAAAGGTGGCCCTCATAAAAAATGGTATGGAAATCTTTGGTGGCTAATATCTTATGATGAGAACAGTTATAGGGAATTAAAATTAAATGGTAATCATCTTCCAAATGAAAAATACTATTTCAAAGAAGGTATTACATATTCAATGACAACATCTAAAGGCTCTACATTTAGATATCTTCCGAAAGGCAACATATTTGATTGTAAAGGAAGTAGTTTGTTTTTTAAAAATGAAGAAGATATATTCGTATTCTTAGCTTTGTTAAATTCAAAATTATCCTCTTATTTGTACAAATTCATAGCAGGAAGTGTTGATTTGGAAGTTGGAGACTTAAAAAATCTACCAATAAGTCCCCAATTATTAAAAAATACTGAAATCAGAGAAAAATTAATTTTATTATCAAAAATAAATATATTAATAATGAAACAAAATACAGAACATATTCCAATAGAATCTCATTATGATGATAAATATGATTTAAACCTTAAAAATAATGTCTATGAAGAACTTTCAACCTTTATAAATAAAAAAAATATTCTCGATTCTTATATGGCTTTAAGTGAATCTTTAATAGATGAAATAATATTCGAATCGTATAATCTTGATGAAAAAGATTTACAAAACATATATTCATCAGAAGGGTTCTCATACATTAAATATCCTGTAATAGATAATTTTAAACTACCAAAATTTAAAAATTATATAAATAAAAAATATTTGAATGAATTTAAAATACATGAAGATGATTTAGAAAAATTAGAAGATTTGATCCATAAAAATATAAAATATGAAAATAAAAATTTTTCAAAAGACATTATAATTAAAAATTATGAAAAAAAATTTAGATCTGATTATATAAATTCTATAAAATATAGTGCAATAAAAAGTAAAACAAATCCGATAAATGTGTACAATATCATTTGCAAAAATCAAAAAAAATTATCAAAAAAATCTTTTGAAATAAAAAATTTATTATCTCTTGAAATAAATAAATTAATAATAAAATATTTAAAAAGTTTAAATTTTGGTTTTTGTAGTATTGAAAAAAACACAAAAGATATCGACTCCATTGAAAAATATATAATATCAAAAACATCTTTAAATAATGATTTATTCATAGATATTTTTGAAAAAAACTTGGTGAATTACTTAAAAACAGATTTTATGGTTTTTCATAAAAAATTATACAAAAAAAGACCTTTAATAATTCCCATAGGAAATAAAAATCTAGATATAACAATATTTTTATATTATTTTTCTTTTGAAAAAAATACTCTTTCTATGATAAATAAAATATATATAAATGAATCTATTGAAAAATTAAAAAATAAAGTTTCTATTACAAAAAAAGAAGAAGAATTGATATCTCAATATAATGAATTTAAAAAGAATATTGAAAAGATAAAAATAGATAATATAAATTTCGATGATGGAATAGAAAAAAATATTCAAAAAATAAATACAATAACTATTAATATATAAAATGGGAGGTAAAACTTTGAAATTTAATAATAATATAGAAAATATGAATTTAAAAGAAAAGTTGATAAAATACTTTAATTTTGAAGATTTTAGAAGTTTTGAAATATACTCTGAAAATTTGAAAAAAGAAGAAATATCTCAGGAATATATAATTAAATTTGTTTTAAATGAACTTTTATATTCAGAAGAAACTCCAAGAGATATGATGTTCGTAGCTTCAACTGGTGGTGGTAAATCTTTAATATATCAAATGCTTGGAAGAATTCTTCATGATATGAATTTAATGACTATTATAATAGACCCTTTAAAAACACTTATGAATGATCAGATAAAAACATTAAAATCAAATAAAGAATTTGGGGATATTGTGGAAAAAATAAATTCAGATACAACTTATGAAGAAAGAAAGATAATATATGAAAATATTCAATCTGGAAAAACTTCTATAGTTTATGTATCACCAGAATTTTTAGCTAATAATCCAGTAAATGAAATATTTAAAAACAGACAAATAGGACTATTCGTAATAGATGAAGCTCATGTCGTAAATTCTTGGGGAAATACATTTAGAGCAGATTATGGTTATTTAGGAGATTATCTAGAAGATTTACAAGAACTTTCAAATCATAGATATGTTAAACTTGCTTTAACTGCAACTGCTATATATAAAGGCGAATTGGATACTGTAAATGAAATTAAAGAATATTTAAATTTAAGAAATCCAGAAATTATAATAACAAATTATAGAAGAGATAATATAGATTTTAACATAATAAAAATAGATGATATAAAAGGATCTTTCACTGAGTATCTTTATGAAAAAATAATACTAAGAATAAAAGATAATATAAAAAATAAAATAAAAACAATAGTTTATTGTCCATTCAAAAGTCATGTATATCAATTTAAAAGAAAGATTCAATATGAGCTACAAAAAGTTGGATATTTAACAGGCGATACTTCATCCAATGAAAGGAAGAATATTCAAGAAAGATTCAAATCTGGAAATCTTACAGTTGTAATAGCAACAAAAGCTTTTGGAATGGGTGTAGATGTACCTGATGTTAGAGAAGTAATACATTTCAAACTACCAAACTCATTAATAGATTATATTCAAGAAATAGGTAGAAGTGGTAGAGATGGTGATAAATCAAAAGCAACTGTTTTTTACAATGAAAAATCAATAAAAGATTCTAATAAACTTGAAAAATCAGCAATTCCAGCAAAATGGCAATTAGAACATACATATAAAGCTATAAAAAAAAGAGCAGAAGAAACAGAAAACAAACAATTCAGAATTTCTTCTGGAGATATATCTCATCTTTTTAATGGTGAATCAAGTTCATCATCCATACAAAAAAGTCGTTCAGCCCTTTTTATTGTAGAAAGGCAATTAGAAAGAAATTTCAACAAAAAAATCTTAAAAAAAATATTTGAAGGAAATCAAAAATTATATTTTGGAATTTTAAAATATGATGCAGATATTGTAGAAAAAAAAGTAAAAGAAATAAAGCATATACCAAATGAAACTTTTAAAAATGATTTTAACTATATGGGAAATGAAAAGAAAATTTTACAAAATTTTTACGAACTTGATGTAAAGGAATTCCTAAAAAATAATTATCCGGATATATCTTATCAAAAGTTCATTTATAACTTTTTTTGGGGAAATAATGAAGATTTTTTTGGTAAAAATGTTTCACCTAAAATATATTATAAACTAAAAATTTTTGATTATGAAAAATCAAAAGAAACCTTAGAAAAAGTTATAGATTTTTTTAATGCTTTCTTATTAGAAGATAGAGAAGATAATCTATTAAGTGGTCAAGTTAAACAACAAACAGTAGAAAATCATCTAAAAAAATATATAAGAGAAAATTATGATAAATTAGAATGGATAAATGAATCAAAAACCGAAATAACTTCAAAAATAACCAGAATATTCTCTTCATTTTTTATAGATAATAAAGAAAATGAAATGCCTTTTGCATACTTT
This genomic stretch from Oceanotoga teriensis harbors:
- a CDS encoding RecQ family ATP-dependent DNA helicase, with the translated sequence MKFNNNIENMNLKEKLIKYFNFEDFRSFEIYSENLKKEEISQEYIIKFVLNELLYSEETPRDMMFVASTGGGKSLIYQMLGRILHDMNLMTIIIDPLKTLMNDQIKTLKSNKEFGDIVEKINSDTTYEERKIIYENIQSGKTSIVYVSPEFLANNPVNEIFKNRQIGLFVIDEAHVVNSWGNTFRADYGYLGDYLEDLQELSNHRYVKLALTATAIYKGELDTVNEIKEYLNLRNPEIIITNYRRDNIDFNIIKIDDIKGSFTEYLYEKIILRIKDNIKNKIKTIVYCPFKSHVYQFKRKIQYELQKVGYLTGDTSSNERKNIQERFKSGNLTVVIATKAFGMGVDVPDVREVIHFKLPNSLIDYIQEIGRSGRDGDKSKATVFYNEKSIKDSNKLEKSAIPAKWQLEHTYKAIKKRAEETENKQFRISSGDISHLFNGESSSSSIQKSRSALFIVERQLERNFNKKILKKIFEGNQKLYFGILKYDADIVEKKVKEIKHIPNETFKNDFNYMGNEKKILQNFYELDVKEFLKNNYPDISYQKFIYNFFWGNNEDFFGKNVSPKIYYKLKIFDYEKSKETLEKVIDFFNAFLLEDREDNLLSGQVKQQTVENHLKKYIRENYDKLEWINESKTEITSKITRIFSSFFIDNKENEMPFAYFNKNNFLNLRYNKNIAPHIRENILKIFENSYSENTLERDMIIDIQNVNSSPSVIIASILEMLHQAEIQTEGEQNGIIIYEKMDELPEELKITKAKELKENIEKQKNIMTEFFETEMNNEQRWDYIEKYFLKI